In bacterium, the DNA window ATCATCCACAAGGATAATGCGCTCCGGCACGCTCAAACTTAATCAATCTGCTTTGGTTAATGTGCTCATAACGGGTGAACAATACCCATTTCAATCTTGCATCATAATCATTCATTAATTCGTCAGCGACGTAAACTCCGAGGTGTGGTTCGCCGAATTATTCGTAGTGCGTCCACAGTCGGATGATTTTAACCGTCTTGACGTCTTCCAGAACCTGATACACCAGTCGATACTGTATATTGATGCGACGAGAACATGCGCCAGCCAGATCTCCAACTAGTTTCTCAAAGGGCGGAGGATGTTGATAAGGATTCAGTTCCAGAATCTCAAGTAATCGCTCGGCTTTTGGTTTCAATCCAGACGCCTTGAGCTTCTTGGCGTCCTTTTGGGCCTGTTTCGTGAAGACAAG includes these proteins:
- a CDS encoding Txe/YoeB family addiction module toxin, which translates into the protein MSWTLVFTKQAQKDAKKLKASGLKPKAERLLEILELNPYQHPPPFEKLVGDLAGACSRRINIQYRLVYQVLEDVKTVKIIRLWTHYE